The Lysobacter sp. HDW10 genome window below encodes:
- the raiA gene encoding ribosome-associated translation inhibitor RaiA: MRIDVHGHQIEVTDALRSYTTEKMERLARHFDHPLDVRTQLSIERPNHCAEGHVTVAGKVLHADATAPTMYAAIDVLVDKLDRILMKHKEKMVDHHRGGSLSRTDTIA, encoded by the coding sequence ATGCGTATTGATGTCCATGGTCACCAAATCGAAGTTACCGATGCACTCCGTAGCTACACCACGGAAAAAATGGAACGCCTCGCTAGGCACTTCGACCATCCGCTGGATGTGCGCACCCAACTTTCCATCGAACGGCCGAATCACTGTGCTGAAGGCCATGTCACGGTTGCTGGGAAGGTATTACACGCGGATGCCACGGCACCGACCATGTATGCCGCGATTGACGTTTTGGTCGACAAGCTCGACCGCATTTTGATGAAACACAAAGAAAAGATGGTGGACCATCACCGCGGCGGCAGTTTGTCCAGGACTGACACGATCGCCTGA
- a CDS encoding HPr family phosphocarrier protein, translating to MIERDIQVINQLGLHARASAKLVQLVSGYRSEVMMAAKGRDINAKSIMGVLMLAAGVGTTVHVRVNGEDEVACMDAIEALFNRYFDEGS from the coding sequence ATGATTGAACGCGACATCCAAGTCATCAACCAACTGGGGCTGCATGCACGTGCAAGCGCAAAGCTTGTGCAGTTGGTGTCGGGCTACCGCTCTGAAGTGATGATGGCCGCCAAAGGTCGAGACATCAATGCAAAAAGCATCATGGGTGTGTTGATGCTCGCCGCGGGCGTGGGCACGACCGTCCATGTACGCGTGAACGGCGAAGACGAGGTCGCGTGCATGGATGCCATTGAAGCCCTCTTCAACCGCTATTTCGACGAGGGCAGCTGA
- the rapZ gene encoding RNase adapter RapZ has protein sequence MTTPKPRKLIIVSGMSGSGKSVAMRTLEDLGFHCADNLPLEMLPQWVSISDESEGEEETSVNLAVSLDIRSRGDLARTPELLSAVGKLGFDPKLVFFDASNEYLLARYADTRRRHPLSKYGLALADAITLERQVLKPLSALADLRIDTSGLNVHQLRREVISAFTLAEERTLSLLFESFAYRRGIPGDADFVFDARMLPNPHWDAVLRPLSGRDPEVRQYFEQQSDVGIYLSQIRNFLDTWLPKMATDTRSYVTVAFGCSGGRHRSVYLAEQLARHARDSGWQQVATYHRELE, from the coding sequence ATGACGACGCCAAAACCGCGCAAGCTGATCATCGTTTCGGGCATGTCTGGCTCCGGCAAGTCTGTGGCTATGCGCACACTCGAAGATCTCGGTTTTCATTGTGCAGACAATTTGCCGCTGGAAATGTTGCCCCAATGGGTGAGCATTTCTGACGAAAGTGAAGGCGAAGAGGAGACATCGGTCAACCTCGCGGTCAGTTTGGACATTCGCAGTCGAGGTGATTTGGCGCGTACGCCCGAACTTTTGTCTGCGGTTGGCAAACTCGGCTTCGATCCGAAGCTCGTATTTTTTGATGCCTCGAACGAGTACTTGTTGGCACGGTATGCCGACACGCGTCGACGCCATCCGTTGAGCAAATACGGTTTGGCGCTGGCCGATGCCATCACGCTCGAACGTCAAGTATTGAAGCCACTGTCTGCGCTCGCAGATTTGCGCATCGATACCAGCGGTCTGAACGTGCACCAATTGCGACGCGAAGTGATTTCCGCGTTTACTTTGGCTGAAGAACGCACACTGTCCTTGTTGTTTGAATCCTTCGCATATCGTCGCGGGATTCCCGGGGATGCAGATTTCGTATTCGATGCGCGGATGTTGCCGAATCCGCATTGGGATGCCGTGTTGCGCCCGCTCTCTGGCCGCGATCCTGAAGTGCGTCAATATTTTGAACAGCAGTCTGATGTGGGCATTTACTTGAGCCAGATCAGAAACTTCCTCGATACGTGGTTGCCCAAGATGGCGACGGATACGCGAAGTTACGTCACAGTGGCATTTGGGTGTAGCGGCGGCCGCCATCGTTCCGTTTATCTTGCTGAGCAACTTGCACGGCACGCGCGTGACTCAGGCTGGCAACAAGTTGCCACCTACCACCGGGAGTTGGAATGA
- the mgtE gene encoding magnesium transporter, which translates to MAEALRHDKPARQLRLLSDALDSGRLGPVRRLVHSLSPAEIGNLLESLPPNKRSVVWGLVDPDDDGEVLVHVGDEVRESLIADMDQDELIAAVEDLDLDDLADLAEDLPDTVIEEVLKSMDRENRERLEQVLSYDEDTAGRLMNPDVVTVRTDTTVDVVLRYLRLRGELPDHTDHIYVVSRRHQYLGRISLQSLLTRESSTPINELIDDEQPAISVDETAEEVARQFSDHDWISAPVVDDGNILLGRITIDDVVDIIRDQAQHQALSAAGLDDEEDLFSPVRRAFRRRMVWLGVNLGTAFLAASVVDRFQGTIEKIVALAVLMPIVAGMGGNAGTQVLALMVRGLALGQIGATNIPVLVWKELRIAWINGIALGTTLGLIVLLWFGDWRLSLVIGSALTINLTFAALGGVFVPVTLKRMGFDPALSGGVILTTITDVMGFLTFLGLATFLLI; encoded by the coding sequence ATGGCAGAAGCGCTCCGCCACGACAAGCCTGCACGCCAACTCCGACTGTTGTCGGACGCGCTGGACAGCGGCCGTCTCGGCCCTGTGCGTCGCCTTGTGCATTCGCTGTCGCCCGCGGAAATCGGCAATCTGCTCGAGTCACTGCCGCCGAACAAGCGCAGCGTGGTGTGGGGCCTGGTCGATCCGGATGATGACGGTGAAGTGTTGGTGCACGTCGGTGACGAGGTGCGCGAAAGCCTGATCGCCGACATGGACCAAGACGAGCTGATCGCGGCCGTCGAAGACCTCGATCTCGATGACTTGGCGGATCTCGCTGAAGACCTTCCGGATACCGTGATCGAGGAAGTCTTGAAGTCGATGGATCGCGAGAATCGCGAGCGCCTCGAACAAGTCTTGTCTTATGACGAAGACACCGCCGGCCGTTTGATGAACCCCGATGTGGTGACGGTGCGCACCGACACCACAGTCGACGTGGTGCTGCGCTATTTGCGCCTACGCGGCGAATTGCCGGATCACACTGACCATATATACGTCGTCAGCCGTCGTCACCAATATTTGGGTCGGATCTCGCTGCAAAGCTTGCTCACCCGCGAATCCAGCACACCGATTAACGAATTGATCGACGACGAGCAACCCGCGATCTCGGTGGATGAAACCGCAGAAGAAGTGGCACGTCAGTTCTCTGACCATGACTGGATCTCTGCGCCTGTCGTCGACGACGGCAACATTTTGCTCGGCCGCATCACCATCGATGACGTGGTCGACATCATTCGCGACCAAGCGCAGCACCAAGCCTTGTCTGCGGCCGGTTTGGATGACGAAGAAGATTTGTTCTCGCCCGTGCGCCGCGCATTTCGTCGCCGGATGGTGTGGCTGGGTGTCAATTTAGGCACCGCCTTCCTTGCCGCGTCGGTGGTCGACCGGTTCCAAGGCACGATCGAAAAGATCGTCGCTTTGGCCGTGCTCATGCCGATTGTTGCGGGCATGGGCGGCAACGCCGGCACGCAGGTGCTGGCCCTGATGGTGCGCGGCTTGGCCTTGGGTCAAATTGGTGCGACTAATATTCCTGTCCTCGTGTGGAAAGAACTTCGCATCGCCTGGATCAACGGTATTGCACTCGGTACGACCCTCGGCTTAATCGTGTTGTTATGGTTTGGCGACTGGCGCCTGTCTTTGGTCATTGGCTCTGCACTCACCATCAACCTCACCTTTGCGGCCTTGGGCGGCGTGTTTGTGCCCGTCACCTTGAAGCGAATGGGTTTTGATCCCGCCTTGTCCGGCGGCGTCATTCTGACCACGATCACTGATGTCATGGGCTTCCTCACCTTCTTGGGCTTGGCAACGTTCTTACTCATCTGA
- the hprK gene encoding HPr(Ser) kinase/phosphatase: MIPGASAQDLFDGLLERLDWRWVAGKDGSTRSVEAINTNARRPSHCGYLNIIYPNKVQILGAEELQWLDTLESRERWRIIQRIFEARPLGICISKNQDCPEDLIEAANESETPIWISPRRGHELLNHIQYWMARRLAPRTTLHGVFMEVYSIGVLITGESGSGKSELALELITRGHRLVADDAPEFTQIMPDVLDGACPELLQDMIEVRGLGVLNVRNMFGDTAVKRNKYLRLIIHLTRPHLEPRATGIERLTGEVDTVRVLDLDVPRITLPVMPGRNLAVLSEAATRQHILRTKGADPAAAFMARHSHFLEISK; this comes from the coding sequence ATGATTCCCGGGGCGTCTGCGCAAGATCTGTTTGATGGTTTGCTTGAACGGCTCGATTGGCGCTGGGTGGCCGGCAAGGACGGCAGCACGCGATCCGTTGAAGCGATCAACACCAATGCACGACGTCCCTCGCATTGCGGCTATCTCAATATTATTTATCCGAACAAAGTGCAGATTCTGGGGGCGGAAGAATTGCAGTGGCTCGACACTTTGGAGTCGCGCGAACGCTGGCGCATCATTCAACGTATTTTCGAGGCACGACCGCTCGGCATTTGTATTAGCAAGAATCAAGACTGTCCCGAAGACTTGATTGAAGCGGCAAATGAATCCGAAACACCGATTTGGATTTCGCCCAGACGCGGCCATGAATTGCTCAATCACATCCAGTATTGGATGGCACGTCGCCTTGCACCGCGCACCACCTTGCACGGTGTGTTTATGGAGGTCTACTCCATCGGCGTGCTCATCACGGGTGAATCAGGGTCCGGTAAAAGCGAATTGGCGTTAGAGCTCATTACGCGCGGACATCGCTTGGTGGCGGACGATGCCCCGGAGTTCACGCAAATCATGCCAGACGTTCTTGATGGCGCCTGCCCCGAACTGTTGCAAGACATGATCGAAGTGCGCGGTCTTGGCGTATTAAATGTACGCAACATGTTCGGTGACACGGCAGTCAAACGAAATAAGTACCTGCGTTTGATTATTCATCTCACACGTCCGCATCTGGAACCACGTGCAACCGGCATCGAACGTCTCACCGGTGAAGTCGATACAGTCCGCGTCCTCGACTTGGACGTGCCGCGGATTACTTTGCCCGTGATGCCGGGTCGCAACTTGGCGGTGTTGAGTGAGGCTGCAACACGTCAGCACATTTTGCGCACGAAAGGCGCTGACCCTGCGGCTGCCTTTATGGCACGTCACTCGCATTTCTTGGAAATATCGAAATGA
- the ptsP gene encoding phosphoenolpyruvate--protein phosphotransferase: MRRAFSGIPASRGIALGRARVRIPHALEVQRETIKPEEVDAEIERVHSAIAFVRAEMHDLRQRLHGALAHEIGEFLDLHALLLDDPELLQGLDTLIRTKRYTADYALRKQRDRVANVFLSMDDPYLRSRIDDIDQVIGRLHAALHRRDAELHGIAGDILVTDVVTPAEIAQLQAQGVLAVITTMGSQLSHTAILARSLHLPLIVGATQALTKTNDGDVLIVDALEGHVIREPDQADLTAHRKRVDAFKRERKQLNRLRREPTRTQDGVDIKLWANAESREDIAEAHGLGAAGVGLYRTEFLFLGTHEIPDEEKQFNAYRDAVLGMTGRTVTIRTLDLGADKSDDTGLALRDEPNPALGLRGIRLSMAREKLFDIQLRAIARASAYGPVRVLLPMITSREEVVYAARKLDKVRKALADKGVAVAESIPLGTMIEVPAAAIALPLFISKVDFLSVGTNDLVQYLLAADRNNDALGDLYTPMHPAFIRMLSEIVRTARKAGKPVSICGEIAADEAFVPMLLALGIEELSMHPGSILTVRKAIRAIDHAQLLQSGRALSRAVDREAISRWMARHTG; encoded by the coding sequence ATGCGTCGCGCCTTCTCAGGAATTCCGGCATCTCGCGGCATCGCGTTGGGGCGCGCACGCGTGCGCATTCCGCATGCACTTGAAGTACAACGCGAAACAATCAAGCCCGAAGAAGTCGATGCGGAAATCGAACGCGTTCACAGCGCCATCGCCTTTGTTCGCGCGGAAATGCACGACTTGCGTCAACGTCTGCACGGTGCTTTGGCGCACGAGATTGGCGAGTTTCTCGATCTGCACGCACTGTTGTTAGACGATCCAGAGCTTTTGCAAGGTCTGGATACGCTCATCCGAACGAAACGCTACACCGCCGACTACGCCCTGCGAAAACAGCGCGATCGTGTGGCCAATGTGTTCCTGAGCATGGACGACCCTTACCTGCGCAGTCGCATTGACGATATTGATCAGGTCATCGGTCGACTGCACGCCGCTTTGCATCGACGCGATGCAGAACTACACGGCATTGCCGGCGACATTTTGGTGACCGACGTCGTGACGCCCGCAGAAATTGCGCAGTTGCAAGCGCAAGGCGTGTTGGCCGTGATCACCACCATGGGCAGCCAGCTGTCGCATACCGCGATCTTGGCGCGCAGTTTGCATTTGCCTTTGATTGTGGGCGCAACACAAGCGCTCACCAAGACCAATGACGGCGATGTGTTGATTGTCGATGCCTTGGAAGGGCATGTCATACGCGAGCCTGATCAGGCCGACCTGACCGCGCACCGTAAGCGCGTCGACGCCTTCAAGCGCGAACGCAAGCAATTAAACCGGCTTCGTCGTGAGCCGACCCGAACACAAGATGGCGTCGACATCAAACTGTGGGCCAATGCGGAGTCGAGAGAAGACATCGCAGAAGCACATGGCTTAGGTGCGGCCGGTGTGGGACTCTATCGAACGGAATTTTTGTTTCTGGGTACGCACGAGATCCCGGACGAAGAGAAGCAGTTCAATGCGTATCGCGATGCGGTGTTGGGCATGACGGGTCGCACCGTCACGATCCGAACGCTTGACCTTGGCGCAGACAAGTCGGATGACACCGGTCTCGCACTTCGTGATGAACCCAATCCGGCATTGGGATTACGCGGCATCCGCCTATCGATGGCCCGCGAGAAACTGTTTGATATCCAACTGCGCGCAATTGCGCGTGCATCGGCCTATGGACCCGTTCGCGTGCTCCTGCCGATGATCACCTCTCGTGAAGAGGTGGTGTATGCGGCACGGAAGCTGGATAAAGTTCGGAAGGCTTTGGCGGACAAAGGCGTCGCCGTTGCGGAGTCGATTCCGCTCGGCACCATGATTGAAGTGCCAGCGGCCGCGATTGCCCTACCGCTCTTCATTTCCAAAGTGGACTTCTTGTCGGTCGGCACCAACGACTTGGTGCAGTACCTTTTGGCCGCAGACCGTAACAACGATGCCTTGGGTGATTTGTACACGCCGATGCATCCCGCTTTCATACGCATGCTGTCTGAAATCGTACGCACGGCAAGAAAGGCAGGTAAGCCGGTGTCGATCTGTGGCGAAATTGCGGCGGATGAAGCCTTCGTGCCCATGCTCTTGGCCCTTGGCATTGAAGAGCTCAGCATGCATCCCGGCAGCATTCTCACCGTGCGCAAGGCGATTCGCGCGATCGATCATGCGCAATTATTGCAGTCGGGTCGCGCGTTATCGCGCGCGGTTGATCGTGAAGCAATCTCCCGCTGGATGGCACGACATACCGGTTAA
- a CDS encoding LTA synthase family protein, translated as MSQLRMLLSGRFRPLVWVCACFLAVSLVTRAALLWVTGTGVGHGIGNALYVFGVGCVYDVVTMVYFTWPIVLLLWLMPRRWMHHRWVKGVVGGACLLLLAAMLFVAVAEWTFWDEFQARFNFIAVDYLVYTTEVIGNIRQSYPVGMILLTLAAVSLVIFFTTRRWRRIERDDAGLLLRASVPAIWLGVSLLATALLSADMKDRSANAYVNELAGNGIYQFFAAYRNASLDFNRYYRTVPMEDAWQTVREQVATPDATFLHPNGIERRIHNAMPERRLNVVLISVESLSADFSGTYGRKESLTPFLDSLTPQSLVFSSLWASGTRTVRGLEALSLSVPPTPGESIVKRAHNEGLFSLGHVLRAKGYDAQFLYGGYGAFDNMNYFFSNNGYDVHDRTEIPDKAIHHENIWGVADEDLYTLALNRFDADDKAGRPFFAHVMTTSNHRPYTFPSGRGPWPQGKRESAVAYTDWAIGDFIRRAKRKPWFANTVFVITADHCASSAGKSALPVFRYHIPMWIYSPGHVAPGRVDRMVSQIDIPPTLLGVLGMDYVSRFYGVDVLQASPGEARAFVGTYQLLGFLKPDRLVQLSPHRKVESLRPSLGGDQSQQVIAEDPKSTLQAISDYQTAAAAFADGSMRWTDDAAVHR; from the coding sequence ATGTCTCAACTACGCATGCTGTTGTCCGGTCGCTTCAGACCGTTGGTTTGGGTTTGCGCGTGCTTTCTCGCCGTCTCATTGGTGACCCGTGCCGCGCTCTTGTGGGTCACCGGCACCGGCGTGGGTCATGGCATCGGCAATGCGCTGTATGTGTTCGGTGTGGGGTGCGTCTACGACGTCGTGACCATGGTGTATTTCACCTGGCCCATCGTGCTCCTGTTGTGGCTCATGCCGCGACGTTGGATGCACCATCGATGGGTGAAGGGGGTCGTTGGTGGTGCGTGTCTATTGCTGCTTGCTGCGATGCTCTTTGTTGCCGTAGCCGAATGGACGTTCTGGGATGAGTTTCAGGCGCGCTTCAATTTTATTGCGGTTGACTATCTGGTCTATACGACGGAGGTGATCGGCAACATCCGCCAGTCGTATCCGGTGGGCATGATTCTGCTGACATTGGCCGCCGTGAGCTTGGTGATCTTCTTCACCACACGTCGCTGGCGACGTATTGAGCGTGACGATGCAGGTCTGCTGCTGCGTGCAAGCGTGCCTGCAATCTGGCTAGGCGTCAGTCTGCTTGCAACTGCGCTGCTGAGCGCCGACATGAAGGACCGAAGTGCGAATGCCTATGTCAACGAGCTGGCCGGGAACGGCATCTATCAATTTTTCGCGGCGTACAGAAATGCTTCGCTGGATTTCAATCGCTATTACCGCACGGTGCCCATGGAAGATGCGTGGCAAACCGTGCGCGAACAAGTTGCGACACCCGACGCCACTTTTCTGCATCCAAATGGCATCGAACGCCGCATCCACAATGCGATGCCTGAGCGTCGCCTCAATGTCGTTTTGATCAGCGTGGAAAGTTTGTCAGCTGACTTCTCAGGCACATATGGCCGTAAAGAGTCGTTGACGCCGTTCTTGGATTCGCTGACGCCGCAGAGTTTGGTGTTCTCAAGTCTGTGGGCATCAGGAACGCGAACAGTGCGTGGCCTGGAAGCGCTGTCACTGTCAGTGCCGCCGACACCGGGCGAGTCGATTGTTAAACGTGCACACAACGAAGGTCTTTTCAGCTTGGGTCATGTGTTGCGTGCGAAAGGGTATGACGCGCAGTTCTTGTACGGCGGCTACGGCGCCTTTGACAACATGAACTACTTCTTCTCGAACAATGGCTACGACGTCCACGACCGTACCGAGATTCCAGACAAAGCCATCCATCATGAAAATATCTGGGGCGTTGCGGACGAAGACTTATACACCCTGGCGTTGAATCGCTTTGATGCCGACGACAAAGCCGGGCGCCCGTTCTTTGCACATGTCATGACGACTTCGAATCATCGCCCGTATACGTTCCCCAGCGGACGAGGTCCTTGGCCGCAAGGCAAGCGTGAGAGCGCGGTGGCCTATACCGACTGGGCAATTGGTGATTTCATTCGCCGCGCCAAGCGCAAGCCGTGGTTTGCGAATACGGTGTTTGTGATTACTGCTGACCACTGCGCATCCAGTGCGGGAAAATCGGCATTGCCGGTCTTTCGTTACCACATTCCGATGTGGATCTATTCGCCGGGCCATGTCGCACCAGGTCGCGTCGATCGCATGGTGAGTCAAATCGACATTCCGCCCACGTTGCTCGGCGTACTGGGGATGGATTACGTCAGTCGTTTCTATGGCGTGGACGTGCTGCAAGCGTCGCCGGGTGAGGCGCGCGCATTTGTGGGGACGTATCAACTGCTCGGATTCTTGAAGCCGGACCGATTGGTGCAATTGTCGCCACATCGCAAGGTCGAGAGTTTGCGTCCCTCGTTGGGCGGCGATCAATCGCAGCAAGTCATTGCGGAAGATCCCAAGTCGACCCTGCAGGCCATCAGCGACTATCAAACTGCTGCGGCTGCCTTTGCGGATGGTTCGATGCGCTGGACCGACGACGCAGCTGTGCATCGCTAA
- a CDS encoding TIGR03862 family flavoprotein: protein MGHAARIAIIGGGPAGLMAAECARAEGAEVHLYDHKSSVGRKVLIAGKGGLNLTHSEPRPQFDQRYRERTTEVGQWLDGFDGDAFREWVHAFGIATVVGSSGRVFPEDLKAAPLLRAWVRRLKADGVHFHVDARWLGFDANGACLFRTKDASLVDSFDAVVLALGGGSWPELGSDGQWTHYFDNTAVKVRPLLPANCGFECAWSTHFTSRFAGHALKRVRALCLECNDPAAARIGECVISTYGLEGSLIYALSASLRDQILATGHATLELDLQPDVDRATLIHRLLQPRGGRSLGEHLRRKGGLNAVQVALVFEQLGKGDHSADACAQAVKHCQIILRAARPIEEAISSAGGVAFDSLTDDLMLAARPGVFCAGEMIDWEAPTGGYLLTACMASGKLAGQAAARWAKQ, encoded by the coding sequence ATGGGACACGCAGCTCGGATTGCAATCATCGGTGGGGGTCCGGCAGGTCTCATGGCTGCCGAGTGTGCGCGCGCTGAAGGTGCAGAGGTCCATCTGTATGACCATAAAAGTTCGGTGGGCCGCAAGGTTCTGATTGCAGGGAAAGGCGGTCTCAACCTGACCCACTCCGAACCGCGACCGCAGTTCGACCAACGCTATCGGGAACGCACCACAGAAGTCGGTCAATGGCTCGATGGATTCGATGGAGACGCCTTTCGCGAATGGGTCCACGCGTTCGGTATTGCGACGGTGGTGGGCAGCAGTGGCCGCGTGTTTCCCGAAGACTTAAAAGCGGCGCCGCTGTTGCGCGCATGGGTCAGGCGCCTTAAAGCAGACGGCGTGCACTTTCATGTGGACGCGCGCTGGCTCGGCTTCGATGCCAATGGCGCATGTCTTTTCAGAACCAAGGATGCATCGCTGGTAGACAGCTTCGACGCGGTGGTTCTGGCACTCGGTGGCGGCAGTTGGCCAGAGCTCGGGTCCGATGGACAGTGGACGCACTATTTCGACAATACCGCGGTCAAAGTACGCCCGCTCCTGCCGGCAAATTGCGGCTTCGAATGCGCGTGGAGTACGCACTTCACATCGCGCTTTGCCGGGCACGCATTGAAGCGCGTGCGCGCACTTTGTCTTGAGTGCAATGATCCGGCCGCAGCGCGCATCGGTGAATGCGTGATTTCAACTTATGGTTTGGAAGGCAGTCTGATCTACGCGCTCTCCGCGTCGCTCCGCGATCAAATCTTGGCCACGGGCCATGCAACACTTGAGTTGGATTTGCAGCCCGATGTCGATCGCGCAACACTCATCCATCGGCTGCTTCAGCCGCGTGGCGGGCGTTCGTTGGGCGAGCATTTGCGCAGAAAAGGCGGCTTGAATGCCGTTCAAGTCGCTCTGGTGTTTGAACAACTGGGCAAAGGCGATCACAGCGCAGACGCGTGCGCGCAAGCCGTCAAACACTGCCAAATCATTTTGCGTGCCGCGCGCCCTATCGAAGAAGCGATCAGCAGCGCAGGCGGTGTCGCCTTCGACAGTCTCACAGACGACCTCATGCTCGCTGCGCGACCCGGTGTGTTCTGTGCCGGGGAAATGATCGACTGGGAAGCGCCCACCGGTGGCTACTTGCTGACAGCTTGCATGGCCTCAGGCAAGTTGGCGGGGCAAGCTGCCGCCCGTTGGGCGAAGCAATAG
- a CDS encoding PTS sugar transporter subunit IIA, with amino-acid sequence MTSPLLDFDRVILLSEAEDRETILREAAFLLASPGLDYEAVFEALRTREAMGSTALGQGVAVPHGRLDNLETRRACFIKLVNPVDFSGEPVDLVLAVLVPKTGQQGHLQLLAKVAEKFARDGFRDALRAANTKGLLYAALTSSQGFVE; translated from the coding sequence ATGACTTCACCTTTACTGGACTTCGACCGCGTCATTCTGCTGTCTGAGGCCGAAGACCGTGAAACCATTCTGCGCGAAGCTGCGTTTCTGCTAGCTTCCCCTGGTCTGGATTACGAAGCCGTTTTTGAGGCACTGCGCACGCGCGAAGCGATGGGCAGTACGGCCCTCGGTCAGGGCGTCGCTGTGCCGCATGGCCGTCTGGACAACTTGGAAACGCGACGCGCCTGCTTTATCAAGCTGGTCAACCCTGTCGATTTCTCAGGTGAGCCTGTGGATTTGGTCTTGGCGGTCTTAGTGCCGAAGACCGGACAACAAGGGCATTTGCAATTGCTGGCCAAAGTCGCCGAGAAATTCGCGCGCGATGGTTTTCGTGATGCCTTGCGCGCGGCGAATACCAAGGGACTTTTGTACGCAGCCCTCACTTCTTCTCAAGGATTCGTCGAATGA
- a CDS encoding response regulator transcription factor, giving the protein MSQSDGTAACARVLVIEDQHDIAANIWDFLENRGYQVDHCADGNTGLARALHSDFDAIVLDIGLPRMDGLILCRKLREAGHGVPVIMLTARDTLDDKLRGFEEGADDYLVKPFEMRELEARIRALLRSKSGAPPAASIGGLSYDAASLTAEREGRRIPLTRLQGAVLGLLLEASPRIVRYSTFFSSAWPDSDGDLPALQTQIYELRTLVDKPFESALIHTVRGVGYRLEYVK; this is encoded by the coding sequence ATGTCACAGTCAGACGGAACCGCAGCGTGTGCACGGGTCTTGGTGATCGAAGATCAGCACGACATCGCGGCCAATATCTGGGACTTCCTGGAAAACCGCGGTTACCAAGTGGACCACTGCGCAGATGGCAACACGGGCCTTGCACGCGCACTGCACTCTGACTTTGACGCCATCGTCTTGGACATTGGATTGCCGCGAATGGATGGCTTGATTCTGTGCAGAAAGCTTCGGGAAGCGGGCCATGGTGTGCCCGTCATCATGTTGACCGCGCGAGACACGCTGGACGATAAGTTACGTGGCTTTGAGGAAGGCGCGGACGACTATCTGGTGAAGCCTTTTGAGATGCGCGAACTTGAGGCCCGCATTCGCGCCCTGCTTCGCAGCAAATCTGGCGCCCCACCCGCAGCGTCGATCGGCGGCTTGTCTTATGACGCCGCATCGCTCACCGCTGAACGTGAAGGCCGGCGCATCCCATTGACGCGTCTGCAAGGCGCCGTCTTGGGTTTGCTGCTGGAAGCGTCGCCACGTATCGTGCGCTATTCGACCTTCTTTTCGTCTGCTTGGCCGGACAGCGACGGCGACCTGCCGGCATTGCAAACGCAAATCTATGAGCTTCGTACCTTGGTTGATAAACCCTTCGAATCAGCATTGATTCACACCGTCCGCGGCGTTGGCTACCGACTGGAGTACGTGAAGTGA
- a CDS encoding PTS sugar transporter subunit IIA, with translation MSVGILLVTHPGIAPALVAAASKVVGNFPLKLATFEMPFESTVEDALPAASAALRKVDSEDGVLILVDLYGSSPSTIAAQLARLGTPARRVAGLNLSMLLRVMNYPENALDAMQSVASLGGRNGVILDEI, from the coding sequence ATGAGCGTCGGCATTTTGTTGGTCACACATCCAGGCATTGCACCCGCACTGGTCGCTGCCGCAAGCAAAGTGGTTGGCAATTTCCCGCTGAAACTCGCCACCTTTGAAATGCCGTTTGAATCCACGGTTGAAGATGCCCTGCCCGCCGCCAGCGCAGCCTTGCGCAAGGTCGATAGCGAAGACGGCGTCTTGATCTTGGTGGACCTCTACGGTTCAAGCCCCAGCACTATCGCGGCGCAACTGGCGCGTCTCGGCACACCGGCACGTCGCGTGGCCGGATTAAACCTTTCCATGTTGTTGCGTGTCATGAACTATCCGGAGAATGCATTGGATGCAATGCAATCGGTGGCCTCATTGGGCGGTCGCAATGGCGTCATCTTGGACGAGATCTGA